One Cryptomeria japonica chromosome 9, Sugi_1.0, whole genome shotgun sequence genomic window carries:
- the LOC131055743 gene encoding receptor-like protein kinase HSL1 encodes MLRPAPAFFSCVIAFLLLLPHCTCLSQDGVILLKIRKRDWMDSRNALSDWDESHQSPCAWQGISCDKFNTVTSVDLTGGLISGNLTSAICTLPNLTVLTLQANAFRGPFPNALLHCRRLRKLDLSQNQFSGMLPSHISELSKLRVLNLAHNAFSGSIPLAFGMLPKLQALFFHENSLSGPFPKFVGNLKSLTNFTISSNPLRLGVLPRELANLKKLQELLLYNCSLQGGIPNFLGNLTQLKSLDMSHNNLRGDIPTSLMALSNLRELILYENNLGGQIPANIDQLRNLRYLDLCLNQVHGTIPEGIGNLTYLNELQLCGNRLTGRIPAQLGKLRYLSILIVFDNKLNGWLPQSLGEFSNLTLVELTRNELEGPLPKNLCMGGMLYGLDASSNNFSGILPSSFDCKSLQYMYINNNQLNGEIPRGLWGAFNLKEMLLNDNKLEGKISAAIGEGKNLSRLNISNNRFEGRIPEQVGQLTNLQILEASNNRLSGPIPRELGSLSLLNILYLDFNFLSGEIPREMVSLQKLNQLNLSHNQLTGEIPAFLSQMNSFDLSNNFLSGEVPPELGRLKPSAFNLSDNHLSGRIPDVLDNPAYKEGFLGNPRLCGGRNLMLPSCSSPVHKLSTERLASILIPTLLILVVVLCSVCVWCLSLRKPGETPSWKMTIFYSIEVHESYILRNLKESNVIGTGGAGKVYKVILPNGQAVAVKKIRSVSIAVGNFKRKSDEENKMRQVEVETSGLIRHANILKLLCCISSEESDFKLLVYEFMPNGSLFDRLHGGSGRGMALQWPIRYQIALGAARGLCYMHHDCSPPILHRDVKSSNILLDEDFGAKIADFGVSRVLDRLGDEYTVSGYVGSHGYIAPEYAVAPKVNKKSDVYSFGVVILELVTGMKATGQAEYEEGVDIVKWIHNTIRNGGGEMELLDERTLEDNCLEQMMSVLRVGLACTDRVPNRRPCLRRVVEMLVACGADKIAFQHLQRIPSTLTVSENEVVCFSD; translated from the exons ATGCTTCGCCCCGCTCCCGCTTTCTTTTCATGCGTTATCGCTTTTTTGCTTTTGCTCCCCCACTGCACTTGCCTCTCGCAAGATGGCGTAATTTTGCTTAAAATCCGGAAAAGAGATTGGATGGACTCGCGTAATGCTTTGAGCGACTGGGACGAGTCTCACCAAAGTCCATGCGCTTGGCAAGGAATCTCTTGTGATAAATTCAACACCGTTACCAGTGTTGATCTCACCGGTGGGTTGATTTCTGGCAACTTGACTTCTGCTATATGCACCCTACCCAATCTTACTGTGTTGACTCTGCAAGCCAATGCTTTCCGTGGTCCCTTCCCAAATGCCCTCTTGCATTGCAGGCGTTTGCGGAAGCTTGATTTGTCGCAGAACCAATTCTCTGGAATGCTGCCCAGTCATATTTCCGAATTGAGTAAGTTGAGAGTCTTGAATTTAGCTCATAATGCTTTTAGTGGCTCCATTCCTCTAGCCTTCGGAATGCTGCCAAAGCTGCAAGCTCTCTTCTTCCACGAAAATAGTTTGAGTGGGCCCTTCCCTAAGTTTGTCGGGAATTTGAAGTCCCTAACGAACTTCACGATTAGCAGTAATCCTCTACGTCTAGGTGTGTTGCCGAGAGAGCTTGCCAATTTAAAGAAGCTGCAGGAGTTGCTGCTATATAACTGTAGTCTTCAAGGCGGAATCCCGAATTTCTTGGGCAATCTAACGCAGCTCAAATCGTTGGATATGTCGCATAATAATCTCCGCGGCGATATTCCGACCAGTTTAATGGCGCTCTCAAATTTGAGAGAACTGATTCTCTATGAGAACAATTTGGGTGGACAAATTCCGGCGAACATTGACCAACTGAGGAACTTACGCTATTTGGATCTTTGCCTGAATCAGGTTCACGGCACAATTCCCGAAGGAATTGGTAATCTCACATATCTGAATGAACTTCAGCTGTGCGGCAATCGGCTTACCGGAAGGATTCCTGCTCAGCTCGGCAAGCTACGGTACTTGAGTATCTTGATTGTGTTCGACAACAAGCTCAATGGCTGGTTGCCACAGAGTTTGGGTGAATTCTCCAATCTCACTCTCGTTGAACTGACGAGAAACGAATTGGAAGGCCCTCTGCCGAAGAATCTGTGCATGGGAGGAATGTTATATGGCTTGGATGCCTCTTCGAATAATTTCAGCGGTATTCTCCCTTCGTCCTTTGACTGCAAATCTTTACAGTATATGTACATCAACAACAACCAGCTGAACGGTGAGATTCCTCGTGGGCTATGGGGTGCTTTCAATCTCAAGGAAATGCTTCTTAACGACAATAAGCTTGAAGGCAAAATTTCAGCTGCAATTGGCGAAGGGAAGAACCTGAGTCGACTGAATATCAGCAACAACCGGTTCGAAGGAAGAATTCCTGAACAAGTTGGTCAATTGACAAATCTTCAAATACTGGAAGCCAGTAACAACCGTTTGTCAGGCCCCATTCCCCGTGAGCTCGGGAGCTTAAGTTTGCTCAATATTCTCTACCTGGACTTTAATTTTCTGTCAGGCGAAATTCCCAGGGAAATGGTGTCTCTGCAGAAGCTCAATCAGCTCAATTTGAGCCACAATCAACTTACAGGCGAAATCCCTGCCTTTTTAAGCCAAATGAACAGTTTTGATTTGTCAAACAATTTTCTATCTGGAGAAGTTCCTCCCGAATTGGGACGACTGAAACCGAGTGCTTTCAACTTATCGGACAATCACTTGTCTGGACGCATTCCTGACGTTCTCGACAATCCGGCTTACAAGGAGGGTTTTCTAGGGAACCCGAGGCTATGCGGAGGTCGGAATTTGATGCTACCATCTTGCTCTTCTCCAGTACATAAGTTGTCAACTGAGCGTTTGGCTAGCATTCTGATACCAACGTTGCTTATACTAGTAGTGGTCTTGTGTTCCGTTTGTGTGTGGTGTTTGTCTCTCAGGAAGCCAGGTGAGACGCCCTCCTGGAAAATGACAATATTCTATTCAATAGAAGTGCACGAGTCATACATCCTCCGAAATTTGAAAGAGAGTAACGTGATTGGCACTGGAGGTGCTGGAAAAGTTTACAAGGTCATTCTGCCGAACGGGCAAGCGGTAGCCGTTAAGAAGATCCGGAGCGTGAGCATAGCAGTTGGAAATTTTAAGAGAAAAAGTGACGAGGAAAATAAAATGAGGCAAGTGGAGGTGGAAACTTCGGGACTCATCCGACACGCCAACATCTTGAAGCTACTCTGTTGCATTTCAAGTGAAGAGTCCGATTTCAAGCTTTTGGTATACGAGTTCATGCCCAACGGCAGTTTGTTCGACCGTCTGCACGGTGGCTCGGGACGAGGAATGGCGCTGCAATGGCCGATCCGTTATCAGATCGCTCTCGGAGCAGCTCGTGGGCTTTGTTATATGCATCATGATTGCTCCCCTCCGATATTGCACAGGGATGTGAAATCAAGCAACATCTTGCTGGATGAGGACTTTGGGGCTAAAATTGCAGACTTTGGCGTATCCAGGGTGCTTGATAGGTTGGGCGATGAATATACGGTGTCTGGTTATGTGGGGTCGCACGGATATATAGCCCCGG AATATGCGGTGGCGCCAAAGGTGAACAAGAAAAGTGACGTGTACAGCTTCGGAGTAGTGATTTTAGAGCTTGTAACTGGGATGAAAGCCACAGGTCAGGCAGAGTATGAAGAGGGCGTGGACATCGTAAAATGGATACACAACACAATTCGGAATGGCGGGGGAGAGATGGAGCTGCTGGATGAGCGCACGTTGGAAGATAATTGCCTAGAACAAATGATGAGCGTCTTACGTGTGGGCCTTGCTTGCACTGACAGAGTGCCAAACCGACGGCCTTGTTTGAGAAGAGTAGTGGAGATGTTAGTGGCATGCGGTGCGGATAAAATAGCATTTCAGCATCTTCAAAGAATTCCAAGTACCCTCACCGTGAGTGAGAACGAAGTGGTTTGCTTTTCAGATTAA